In the genome of Lactobacillus intestinalis, the window TCTAAGGCTTCTACTTCAAAGAGTCCATATAGTGATCAAGATGGAATTGAAGATTCAAAGTTTATGGCTCGTGCTATCGATATTCCAGGGTATGAATTAGTATCCGATCCAGTCGTTGAAAAACCAATTACACAAGTTTCAACTAAAGACGATTTAAATCCAATGATTATTAAATTTGTCTATAAGAAAGTTGCTAAAAATGCAGAACAAGGGCTTCCAGATGGTGGAGGAGCTGGCATTACCGGTGTTGGTGAAGACTATGGGATTAACTGGAGTAAGTTGCCAGGTGGGGTAAGTATTGATTTGGTTAATAAAACCTATGGTGATAATTCTTTTGAAAAAACCATTAATAATATGGACGAAAGATATACTAAGCAAGGATTTAGTTATATCGGCGTATTAAATGATCATAAAGATAGCGATTTAACTAATAGATTGGAATCTTATGTAGCCGTTCACTTTTTACCACACAAGTCAGTAACTGTTAATTATGTTGATCAAGATGGAAAAAAGTTAGCTGATTCAGTAGAACTTTCTTTTAATAAAGAAAATCCGAATCAAACTAATAATGGTGTTAACCCTAAGGCAAACTGGTATCCAAATGGTGAATGGAAGAGTGAACAAAAGAGTTTTGATGGCTATAATTTAAAAACTGTTCGTGGTGCCACTGAAGGAAAGTTTACAACTTTTAATTACACTGTAACTTATGTTTATACCAATCAAACTAGCGGAAATGTAGTTTATATTGATGATACCGACCAAAAAGATCTTAAAGATGTTGCTTTGAATGGAAAAATTGGTTCTAATATTGACTATAGTACTACGGATGAAATCGCTAATTACGAAAAACAAGGTTATGAATTAGTTAGTGACGATTTTTCAAACGGAGCAAAGATTTTTAATGCAGATGAAAATAAGAATAAGTTCACTGTCCATTTGAAGCATAAAATTGAAACTACAACTGTATCTCAAGATGGTAATCAAGTAATTCATTATGTTTATGCAGATGGAAGTAAAGCTGCGAATGACAATGAACAAACCATTACTTTTGTAAAGACTACCAAAACTGATGCTGTGAATGGGAAGGTTATTGAAAGTAGCTGGGCGCCAGAAAGTTACACTTTTGAAAATGTAGTTTCTCCAGTTATTGAAAATTATCATCCTGATAAAGAAAATGTGAAGGGAAGTACTGTTACTCCTGATAATTCAAAAGTTGAAGTAACTGTTACTTATATCGAAAATGGTACTGCACTTCGTGGTCAAGATACTAAGCCATCAACTCAAACTGTAAAGTTTGTAGATGAAGAAGGACATGAGCTTAAGCAAGCCGTTGTTTCTCCAAGATTTAATTATGAATATAGTGGAGATACTTATGATAAGTTTACTGGTAAACAGCTTAAGGAAGGTTCATGGAATGCGGACTCACATACTTTTGATACAGTAACTGTTCCAGTTATTGATGGTTATGTGGCAATTGATGGTTTTAGTAAGAAAAATAATCAAGTAGTAGCTGGAGGATTAACTTCAACTCGTGATAATTTAAATGTGGTTGCTGAAGTTGTTTACCAAAAGGTAGGTAAGATCATCCCAGTTGATCCATCTGGTAAGCCAATTCCAGATGTTCCGACTCCAACTTATTCAAATGATCCAACGGATCCAACTAAGGTAACTCCAGATGAACCAGTCCCAACTATTCCAAAAATGACTCCCCAAACCCCAACAGTAACGCCAACTGATCCGGGTAAGGATACGCCAGTGATTTATAACCCAATTAAAGATCAAGTAGCTGTTGTAAATTATGTTGATAGTGATGAAAACAATAAGCTAATTACTAGTTCGGGCGATTTAACTGGGGATGCTGGTGCTAAGATTGACTACTCAACTGAGTCAACCATTCAAGACCTTACTAACAAAGGTTACGTTCTTGTAAACGATGGCTTCCCAGCAGGGGTAGTTTACGATAACGATGACAATACTACTCAAACTTACACAGTTGTTTTGAAGCACGGTACTACAACCATTACTCCAGACAAGCCAGGTAAGCCGGGAGAACCAATTAATCCTAACGATCCAGATGGTCCTAAGTTCCCACAAGGCACTGATGAAAACAGCGTTAAGAGAACTGGTACACAAACTATCCATTACACTGGTGCAGGTGATCAAACTCCTCAGGATCACGTAGATAATTTCAACTTCACTAAGACCATGGTGATCGATAATGTAACTGGTAAGGTAATCACTGATGGTTCATGGAATGTAACTAGCCACACCTTCGGCAACGTTGATACTCCAGTAATTGATGGCTACCATGCAGATAAGCGTACTGCAGGTGGAACAACCATCACTCCCGAAGACTTGAACAAGACTGTAACTGTAAACTACAGCCAAAACGGTAAGATTATTCCAGTTGATCCAAGTGGTAAGCCAATTCCAAATGTACCAACTCCAACTTACCCAACCAATCCGACTGATCCAACTAAGGTAGTTCCAGATGAGCCAGTTCCAACTATTCCAGGAATGACTCCATCAACTCCAACAGTAACGCCAACTGATCCAGGCAAGGATACTCCAGTACCATACAATCCAGTTGTTAACGACAAGGGTGAAGTAAATGTCTTTGTACATGACAACACTACTGGTCAAAACCTTACTGATTATGGTTACAACTCTGGTTCAGAAGATGTTGGTACAAAGATAAGCTACGACAAGGATAAGGTAATCACTGAACTTACTAACAAGGGTTACAAGGTAATTAACCCAGATGTAACTATTCCAGGTGAGATTGCCAAGGGTACTACTAACGTAACTATTTACGTAGAACATGATGTTGTTCCAGTAAACCCAACTAACCCAGGTAAGCCAGGAGAACCAATTAACCCTAATGATCCAAATGGACCTAAGTATCCAAACGGCACTGATACAACTGATTTAACACGTCGCGTAACGCGCACTATTAACTTTATTAATGATGATGGAACTGTATTACGTGCCTCAATTGATCAAACTATCATCTTCACTGCAACTGGTGAACTTGATAAGGTAACAGGCAAGTGGACTAAGACCTTGACTTGGTCACCAGATCAACAAGTTAACGGTATGGATGTTCCATTTATTGATGGATATCATGTAGTTAACATTTCTAAGGATGGCGACGGTGTAAAGAGTATCAATTCAGTAACTTTGAGTCATACTGATCAAGATTACGTAGTAAATGTGGTTTACAGTAAAAATGGTCAAATTAATCCAGTAAAGGATCAAGTTGCAATTGTAAATTACATTGATAGTGATGAAAATAATAAACTTATCATTACTTCGGGTGATTTAACCGGTAAAGCTGGCGAAAAAATTGACTATTCAACTGCTTCAACGATTAAAGATCTTGAAAATAAGGGTTACGTTCTTGTAAACGATGGCTTCCCAGTTCGTGCGGCTTATGATCATGATGATGCAACTACCCAAACTTATACAGTTATCTTGAAACATGGTATAGTTCCAGTTACTCCAGATAAGCCAGGCAATCCTGGTCAGCCAATCAATCCTAATGATCCAAATGGACCTAAGTGGCCAGAAGGGACCGATTCTAAGAGTCTGACAAAGATTGGTACTCAAACTGTTCACTATCAAGGCGCAGATGGTCAAACTCCAAAGGACAATGTATCAACAGTAGAGTTTAAGCATGAAGTTTTGGTTGATAAAGTAACTGGTAAGATTATTAAAGATAATGGTTGGACTTCAAGTCAAACCTACAAGTCAATTACCACTCCAACCATTAATGGCTATACTCCAGATAAAAATAGTGTTGGTGGAGAAACCGTCACTCTTGATCAAAATGGAAATGGGGATATTGATAAAAGTTATACTGTAACTTATAAGAAGAACGCAGTGCCAACTCCAGAAACTGTAATTGGGAAGCAAACAATTACCTTCGTTGATGGAGATAATAATACTCAACTTCGTAATCCAGAGATTCAAACTCACAAGTTTACTAATGGCGAATCGAGCTATACCTTTGGTACAATAAACGTTCCAGTAATCGATGGCTATGTAGCAGAAGTAACTATCGCTGGGGGGAAGACTGTAACTCCCGCAAATCCGGATGCTAGTGTAGTTGTGGTTTACCATAAGATTGGTAAGATTGTTCCGGTAGATCCAAATCATAATCCGATTTCCGATGTACCTGCTCCAAAGTATCAAAACGATCCAACTGATCCAACTAAGGTGGTGCCAAACCAGCCAACTCCCGACGTTCCAGGATATACGCCAACTGAAAAGACCGTGATTCCACAGTCTCCAATCGAAGATACACCAGTAGTTTATGAGAAGCCAAAAACAATCGAAACTATCCGTCCACTCCCACAAAACATTCCTACTAAGGCTAAAAAGTCACCAGCTACTCATACTGTGACAGAAAATAAGTCAAAGAAGGATGAACATATTCAAACTGTAAAACCTCATGCTGCTAATGTAATTGGTAGAACGGGAATTGTAAGAACTAATGTTCAGACTCCAGCAAAGAACACTGTAGTTTCAAATAAACAAACTGTACAATCAACTGCTTCGACTAAACAAGCATTACCACAAACTGGCCAAGCTAATGATTCAGCTGCGATTGTAGCTGGAAGTTTAGCTGCAGGACTTGGTTTAATTGGACTTGCCGGTGTTAAAAAGCAGAAAAAATAAAAAATAGTTAAACTTAATTAATATTTATAAATAAATAGAAAAAGAACATAACTCAAATTTGGGTTATGTTCTTTTTTATCTATGTGTTATTTTTAGAAAAATATAAGTTTTATTAAATAATGTGTGTTATTATATATACAAGAGACTGATTTGATACGAATTTATATTTTTCAACCGCTTTCAAAATAGCAATAGCTTGCAGGATTCGACTAAATTAATTGGTTGTTAGGATCATGATTTCGTTGTATAGGATTTTGGAAAATGAAATAATCGTATTATAATGGACATATATGAAAGGCTAGAGTCTGATGAATAAGTTAACAAGAAAGATGTCTCTTTTTGGTAAGGGACGAAAAGCAGTTGTAAACTTCATAGATATAGATGATGATTTGGCTAATATAGGCACCTCTGGTGAATTAGAAGGTAGTAAGGACTCCGTCATTGATTATGACAGTGCCGCAAAGATCAAGGAATTAGAAGACAAGGGCTATGAACTTGTCGAAAATAATTTTGATCCTGACGGTAAAAAGCCATTATTTAGTGATGAATCAACTACGCCTTATGTAATTAGTTTTCGTCATGGTCATGAAGTAGTAGATGTAAATAATCCAGGTTACGGATTTAATAAAGATGATCTTCAAAAGGTCGGTACACAAACTGTCCATTATAGTGGTGCAGGAAATCGTACGCCTGATGATACAGTAACTCATGTAACATTTGATCATACCATTGTGGTTGATAAAGTTACTAAAGAAATGATCAAGGATGAAGGGTGGCAGCCTGAAAGTCAAAGTCACTTCCTAATTGGTGTGCCCACTTTACCTGGTTTTGTTCCTGATGAGAGTGTAGTGGGGGGAGAATTAGTTACTGCCCGAGATCCTGATCGTGAATACAGTGTTGAATATGATATTAATCGTGATCCGGATGCCGGTGATCAATCTGCAGTAATCAAATTTGTTGATATTACTGATAATAATCATGAAATCGCATCTGAAACTTTAACTGGTAAAGCCAATATGCCAATCAACTATGATCCTGTAAAAAAGGTTAATGAACTAAAGGAAAAGGGTTATGCTTTAGTTAATAATGGCTTTAATGCGGATGATAATATTCAATTCTTTGGTAGTGAAGAAGATTATGTTCCTACTTTTATCATGACAATGAAACATGAACTAATCAAAGTTGATGTTGATCATCCAAATGATAAAGTTAAGAAAAATGAATATTATCAAGAAACTACTTTCGCAGTAGATTTTGAAGGGGCAGGAGATAATACACCAGTCAATGATGTCCAACTAGCAGTTTGGATGCGCTCAATTACAGTCGTGGCTCCAACTGGCGAAGTAATTGAAAATGGTAAGTACACCACTGACTGGACTGTAGATCCTAGTCAATTCCATAATGTAAAAGTACCTGTGATCGCGGGCTATCATACCGAAGTTAAAGAAGTTAGTGCGGAACCGATTACTCGTGAAGACAGAATTGTGAATGTTAATTATGTCCAAAACGGTCGCATTATTCCGGTTGATGAAGATGGTAAAGAAATTGAAGGAGCTAAACAGCCTCGTTTTATTACTTTAAAGAATGATCCAACAAAGGTAATGGCTGATGAAATTGTTCCCGATGTTGACGGCTACACTTGTGATTTGATGACAATCACTCCTCACAATCCTGCAAAAGATGTGCGTGTAACTTACAAGGCTAAGAAGCGCAATGATGTCTTAGTAATCCCTGTTGGTGAAAATAAGAAGCAAGAAAAGAAGAGTACTAAGGTTAAAATGACTAACGAGCCTGCTCCTACTCCTGAAGTAGTGGGTTCAAATGCAATTGAACCTGAAAAGGAAAATTCTAAAGCTCCTGAAAAGTCGGCGGTTTCAAAGCCGGAAACTACCCAACCCGTTGTTGCTAAAGCTAATGAACAGACAGTAGCAAAAACTAGCGAACAGCCTAAGATGGAAACCCAAACTTCAGTAACAGATACAGAAACTAAAACTGATAATGCTAATGAAGTTAAGACTACTGCAGAAGAAGCTCA includes:
- a CDS encoding mucin-binding protein, with protein sequence MNVKTNNEKLAERKDHFAIRKLTVGAASVLIGTSLWLGSTNAVAKADTQENNDQNSDADVVSESNKAVNTQKVDKVVVETQQSTTNNVPSNNDAPTADTNADNQAQTQKAAEKPAETQKTESSETKSPVVNSNETTLSEKQDQDKVESSQVTSGELNTKQEEKPNNTSVVENNKVETASPTTEQNNKQLEDQNKTVTNQKQAQTPQVSDKNEEYSVNITNVDDSTGQTLYGTDSFKAKAGDKSHRIYTGYVGYKLMNPEALEGYEVQYPAFGHANLVVPDRDVNLTLHFAPLAPTTVEYVDTDGNLLTKFSDSSKASTSKSPYSDQDGIEDSKFMARAIDIPGYELVSDPVVEKPITQVSTKDDLNPMIIKFVYKKVAKNAEQGLPDGGGAGITGVGEDYGINWSKLPGGVSIDLVNKTYGDNSFEKTINNMDERYTKQGFSYIGVLNDHKDSDLTNRLESYVAVHFLPHKSVTVNYVDQDGKKLADSVELSFNKENPNQTNNGVNPKANWYPNGEWKSEQKSFDGYNLKTVRGATEGKFTTFNYTVTYVYTNQTSGNVVYIDDTDQKDLKDVALNGKIGSNIDYSTTDEIANYEKQGYELVSDDFSNGAKIFNADENKNKFTVHLKHKIETTTVSQDGNQVIHYVYADGSKAANDNEQTITFVKTTKTDAVNGKVIESSWAPESYTFENVVSPVIENYHPDKENVKGSTVTPDNSKVEVTVTYIENGTALRGQDTKPSTQTVKFVDEEGHELKQAVVSPRFNYEYSGDTYDKFTGKQLKEGSWNADSHTFDTVTVPVIDGYVAIDGFSKKNNQVVAGGLTSTRDNLNVVAEVVYQKVGKIIPVDPSGKPIPDVPTPTYSNDPTDPTKVTPDEPVPTIPKMTPQTPTVTPTDPGKDTPVIYNPIKDQVAVVNYVDSDENNKLITSSGDLTGDAGAKIDYSTESTIQDLTNKGYVLVNDGFPAGVVYDNDDNTTQTYTVVLKHGTTTITPDKPGKPGEPINPNDPDGPKFPQGTDENSVKRTGTQTIHYTGAGDQTPQDHVDNFNFTKTMVIDNVTGKVITDGSWNVTSHTFGNVDTPVIDGYHADKRTAGGTTITPEDLNKTVTVNYSQNGKIIPVDPSGKPIPNVPTPTYPTNPTDPTKVVPDEPVPTIPGMTPSTPTVTPTDPGKDTPVPYNPVVNDKGEVNVFVHDNTTGQNLTDYGYNSGSEDVGTKISYDKDKVITELTNKGYKVINPDVTIPGEIAKGTTNVTIYVEHDVVPVNPTNPGKPGEPINPNDPNGPKYPNGTDTTDLTRRVTRTINFINDDGTVLRASIDQTIIFTATGELDKVTGKWTKTLTWSPDQQVNGMDVPFIDGYHVVNISKDGDGVKSINSVTLSHTDQDYVVNVVYSKNGQINPVKDQVAIVNYIDSDENNKLIITSGDLTGKAGEKIDYSTASTIKDLENKGYVLVNDGFPVRAAYDHDDATTQTYTVILKHGIVPVTPDKPGNPGQPINPNDPNGPKWPEGTDSKSLTKIGTQTVHYQGADGQTPKDNVSTVEFKHEVLVDKVTGKIIKDNGWTSSQTYKSITTPTINGYTPDKNSVGGETVTLDQNGNGDIDKSYTVTYKKNAVPTPETVIGKQTITFVDGDNNTQLRNPEIQTHKFTNGESSYTFGTINVPVIDGYVAEVTIAGGKTVTPANPDASVVVVYHKIGKIVPVDPNHNPISDVPAPKYQNDPTDPTKVVPNQPTPDVPGYTPTEKTVIPQSPIEDTPVVYEKPKTIETIRPLPQNIPTKAKKSPATHTVTENKSKKDEHIQTVKPHAANVIGRTGIVRTNVQTPAKNTVVSNKQTVQSTASTKQALPQTGQANDSAAIVAGSLAAGLGLIGLAGVKKQKK
- a CDS encoding mucin-binding protein; this encodes MNKLTRKMSLFGKGRKAVVNFIDIDDDLANIGTSGELEGSKDSVIDYDSAAKIKELEDKGYELVENNFDPDGKKPLFSDESTTPYVISFRHGHEVVDVNNPGYGFNKDDLQKVGTQTVHYSGAGNRTPDDTVTHVTFDHTIVVDKVTKEMIKDEGWQPESQSHFLIGVPTLPGFVPDESVVGGELVTARDPDREYSVEYDINRDPDAGDQSAVIKFVDITDNNHEIASETLTGKANMPINYDPVKKVNELKEKGYALVNNGFNADDNIQFFGSEEDYVPTFIMTMKHELIKVDVDHPNDKVKKNEYYQETTFAVDFEGAGDNTPVNDVQLAVWMRSITVVAPTGEVIENGKYTTDWTVDPSQFHNVKVPVIAGYHTEVKEVSAEPITREDRIVNVNYVQNGRIIPVDEDGKEIEGAKQPRFITLKNDPTKVMADEIVPDVDGYTCDLMTITPHNPAKDVRVTYKAKKRNDVLVIPVGENKKQEKKSTKVKMTNEPAPTPEVVGSNAIEPEKENSKAPEKSAVSKPETTQPVVAKANEQTVAKTSEQPKMETQTSVTDTETKTDNANEVKTTAEEAHDQVAIINFIDVDKNGAQLTSSGPLVGKPGESINDLYSTEIPLKAIKDAGYEIVFNNFDREGVVQRFDNNDLMTQIFTIGVRKKQTKKQKNSNKKYDKKDNNKRQKRTSQRSDVTSSASQMSERQRLYNQRSHYTPQSDRIRQQPVHQDRGSNTAAMVLGVAATVISLIGLTGKRK